A window from Salvia miltiorrhiza cultivar Shanhuang (shh) chromosome 2, IMPLAD_Smil_shh, whole genome shotgun sequence encodes these proteins:
- the LOC131010664 gene encoding uncharacterized protein LOC131010664 isoform X2 — protein MMPLLTPAANGGGAVLSSTHHCSLKSVHPVAPLFSKRRPTLSASRTIKPLTLANAAESSGGASAKPASTSTSSSPAPFDDQGSNPNPISFVGQEKVPLEGVIQFEKPDSSSRLAKWGLVAVLAGGDVAMLLLFAAIGRSSHGLPVFDFETFKTADPFIAGWFLSAYFLGGYSKEGRGKNGLQSAVVAAAKSWSLGIPLGLVIRALSIGHPPPTNFMLVTMGSTAVLLIGWRALFFTIFPSDKGKKNDVYKRGSPFELFELLTSLVRRW, from the exons ATGATGCCTCTGCTAACTCCGGCCGCCAACGGCGGCGGAGCGGTGCTCTCCTCCACCCACCACTGCTCCCTCAAATCCGTCCACCCCGTCGCTCCCCTTTTCTCGAAACGCCGCCCCACTCTCTCAGCCTCCCGCACCATCAAACCCCTCACGCTAGCCAACGCCGCCGAATCCTCCGGCGGCGCCTCCGCCAAGCCCGCCTCCACGAGCACCTCCTCCTCCCCCGCCCCTTTTGACGACCAGGGCTCCAACCCGAATCCTATCTCGTTTGTGGGCCAAGAAAAGGTCCCGCTCGAAGGTGTTATTCAGTTCGAGAAGCCGGACTCTTCTTCGCGTCTCGCTAAATGGGG CCTTGTGGCCGTGTTAGCTGGCGGCGATGTTGCAATGTTGTTGTTGTTTGCGGCAATTGGGAGGTCTAGCCATGGATTACCTGTTTTCGATTTTGAAACCTTCAAAACCGCCGACCCTTTCATTGCAG GGTGGTTTTTGAGTGCATACTTTCTTGGGGGATACAGCAAGGAAGGCCGAGGGAAGAATGGTCTGCAGAGTGCTGTTGTTGCAGCTGCCAAATCCTGGTCTTTGGGGATTCCG TTAGGATTAGTCATAAGAGCACTATCAATTGGCCATCCGCCACCAACAAACTTTATGCTGGTTACTATGGGAAGCACAGCTGTTTTACTTATTGGATGGCGAGCATTATTCTTCACTATTTTCCCCTCCGACAAGGGCAAGAAGAATGACGTGTACAAGCGTGGCAGCCCTTTTGAACTTTTTGAG TTGCTTACGTCGTTGGTGAGAAGATGGTGA
- the LOC131010667 gene encoding heterogeneous nuclear ribonucleoprotein 1-like, translating into MDDSEQNKLFVGGISWDTTDDVLKDHFCKYGDVLGSVIARDRNSGHPRGFAFVTFSESSAVDRALQDSHQILSRTVEVKRAIPRSEQQSQQQNNRGSSRNNSRTNSRSNDQFRTKKIFVGGLSANLTEEEFRSYFEKFGRITDVVVMHDNLTHRPRGFGFITFDSEDSVEEVMQKNFHELTGKLVEVKRAVPKDGIGSSNIGYNGRLGGGRSPTSFNSYQQGSYTPFNSRYGYFPGYGNVAGYPYGAGIFGGGYPSGGYSGIGYGLTPIAPRSPWNPAMVGVRGSFLPYGSAAPVYPSYVNGGPGVMGMSVNGYGGILGGDVQHTTESAPSQTGINNVDANSFGTGRSFGGAASKQSHRVSDKSYQAANSS; encoded by the exons ATGGACGATTCGGAGCAGAACAAGCTGTTTGTTGGGGGCATTTCGTGGGACACGACGGACGATGTGCTCAAGGACCATTTTTGCAAGTACGGCGACGTTTTGGGCTCCGTGATTGCTCGGGATCGGAATTCCGGTCACCCCAGGGGCTTCGCTTTCGTCACCTTCTCGGAATCTTCGGCCGTCGACCGCGCTCTCCAGGATTCCCATCAAATTCTTAGCAGAACG GTGGAAGTGAAAAGGGCCATTCCTAGGAGCGAACAACAAAGTCAACAACAGAATAATAGGGGATCGAGTAGGAATAATAGTAGGACTAACAGTAGGAGCAACGACCAGTTTAGGACGAAGAAAATTTTTGTAGGGGGTTTGTCAGCTAACTTGACTGAAGAAGAATTCAGAAGTTACTTTGAGAAGTTTGGTAGGATTACTGATGTAGTTGTGATGCACGATAATCTGACTCATAGGCCGAGGGGATTTGGTTTTATTACCTTTGACTCAGAGgattctgtagaggaagttatgcaGAAGAACTTCCATGAGTTGACTGGAAAGCTTGTCGAGGTTAAAAGAGCTGTGCCAAAGGATGGAATCGGTAGTAGTAACATTGGTTATAATGGAAGGTTAGGTGGCGGAAGAAGCCCTACCAGCTTCAACTCTTATCAGCAAGGGAGTTATACGCCTTTTAATTCTAGATATGGGTATTTCCCCGGATATGGTAATGTGGCTGGCTATCCATATGGAGCTGGGATATTCGGTGGTGGTTATCCTTCTGGAGGGTACAGTGGAATTGGTTATGGGCTCACTCCAATTGCCCCGAGGAGTCCTTGGAATCCAGCAATGGTTGGTGTCAGGGGAAGTTTCCTGCCTTATGGAAGTGCTGCTCCTGTCTATCCCTCCTACGTGAATGGTGGACCTGGAGTAATGGGAATGTCTGTGAACGGTTATGGTGGGATCTTGGGTGGTGATGTTCAACACACGACTGAATCAGCACCCTCTCAGACTGGTATAAATAATGTAGATGCCAATTCTTTTGGTACTGGTAGAAGCTTTGGAGGCGCAGCTAGCAAACAGAGCCATAGAGTTAGTGATAAGTCTTACCAAGCTGCTAACTCAAGCTGA
- the LOC131010664 gene encoding uncharacterized protein LOC131010664 isoform X1 has translation MMPLLTPAANGGGAVLSSTHHCSLKSVHPVAPLFSKRRPTLSASRTIKPLTLANAAESSGGASAKPASTSTSSSPAPFDDQGSNPNPISFVGQEKVPLEGVIQFEKPDSSSRLAKWGLVAVLAGGDVAMLLLFAAIGRSSHGLPVFDFETFKTADPFIAGWFLSAYFLGGYSKEGRGKNGLQSAVVAAAKSWSLGIPLGLVIRALSIGHPPPTNFMLVTMGSTAVLLIGWRALFFTIFPSDKGKKNDVYKRGSPFELFEVCIENFMVSN, from the exons ATGATGCCTCTGCTAACTCCGGCCGCCAACGGCGGCGGAGCGGTGCTCTCCTCCACCCACCACTGCTCCCTCAAATCCGTCCACCCCGTCGCTCCCCTTTTCTCGAAACGCCGCCCCACTCTCTCAGCCTCCCGCACCATCAAACCCCTCACGCTAGCCAACGCCGCCGAATCCTCCGGCGGCGCCTCCGCCAAGCCCGCCTCCACGAGCACCTCCTCCTCCCCCGCCCCTTTTGACGACCAGGGCTCCAACCCGAATCCTATCTCGTTTGTGGGCCAAGAAAAGGTCCCGCTCGAAGGTGTTATTCAGTTCGAGAAGCCGGACTCTTCTTCGCGTCTCGCTAAATGGGG CCTTGTGGCCGTGTTAGCTGGCGGCGATGTTGCAATGTTGTTGTTGTTTGCGGCAATTGGGAGGTCTAGCCATGGATTACCTGTTTTCGATTTTGAAACCTTCAAAACCGCCGACCCTTTCATTGCAG GGTGGTTTTTGAGTGCATACTTTCTTGGGGGATACAGCAAGGAAGGCCGAGGGAAGAATGGTCTGCAGAGTGCTGTTGTTGCAGCTGCCAAATCCTGGTCTTTGGGGATTCCG TTAGGATTAGTCATAAGAGCACTATCAATTGGCCATCCGCCACCAACAAACTTTATGCTGGTTACTATGGGAAGCACAGCTGTTTTACTTATTGGATGGCGAGCATTATTCTTCACTATTTTCCCCTCCGACAAGGGCAAGAAGAATGACGTGTACAAGCGTGGCAGCCCTTTTGAACTTTTTGAGGTATGCATCGAAAATTTTATGGTCAGCAACTGA